A part of Anolis sagrei isolate rAnoSag1 chromosome 3, rAnoSag1.mat, whole genome shotgun sequence genomic DNA contains:
- the NMNAT3 gene encoding nicotinamide/nicotinic acid mononucleotide adenylyltransferase 3 isoform X2 encodes MKHLTPLTLLACGSFNPITNMHLRLFELARDHLHQTGKYQVIGGIISPVNDDYGKQGLVAAKHRVAMAHLALETSDWIRVDPWESQQRQWIETIAVLRHHYKELLKSHHIRKLPGENNQPIEKAAGPSFPSSLTGVPELKLLCGADFLKTFQVPDLWKEEHILEIVGKFGLVCISRAGSDSSQCISESEVLSRYQHNIHLVREWIQNEISATSIRQALCKGQSVKYLVPDSVISYIKQHNIYTEETERRNEGDLLQPLKRYSTVLSSLND; translated from the exons ATGAAGCATCTGACACCCCTCACCCTTCTTGCCTGTGGCTCTTTTAATCCCATAACAAATATGCACTTGCGTTTGTTTGAACTAGCAAGAGATCACCTGCATCAAACAG GAAAGTACCAAGTGATTGGAGGTATAATTTCACCAGTTAACGATGATTATGGAAAGCAAGGATTAGTGGCAGCAAAGCATCGAGTAGCAATGGCTCATCTTGCACTTGAGACATCAGATTGGATCAGAGTGGATCCTTGGGAGAGTCAACAGAGACAGTGGATTGAGACCATAGCAGTTCTCAG GCACCATTACAAAGAACTGCTTAAATCACACCATATCAGGAAACTGCCTGGGGAAAACAATCAGCCCATAGAAAAAGCTGCTGGGCCATCATTCCCTTCATCACTCACAG GTGTCCCAGAGTTGAAACTTCTTTGTGGAGCTGATTTTCTGAAGACATTTCAAGTGCCTGATCTTTGGAAAGAAGAACACATTTTAGAAATAGTGGGCAAGTTTGGGCTGGTGTGCATTAGTCGCGCTGGCAGTGATTCTTCTCAGTGTATATCAGAATCAGAGGTTTTGAGCCGTTACCAACACAATATCCACTTGGTGAGAGAGTGGATCCAGAATGAAATCAGTGCCACCAGTATAAGACAGGCCTTATGTAAAGGGCAGAGTGTAAAATATCTGGTTCCAGACTCAGTTATTTCCTACATTAAGCAACACAATATATATACCGAAGAAACAGAACGGAGAAATGAAGGGGATTTGCTGCAACCTCTTAAGCGATACAGTACTGTGCTCAGCTCTTTGAACGACTGA
- the NMNAT3 gene encoding nicotinamide/nicotinic acid mononucleotide adenylyltransferase 3 isoform X1, which yields MKHLTPLTLLACGSFNPITNMHLRLFELARDHLHQTGKYQVIGGIISPVNDDYGKQGLVAAKHRVAMAHLALETSDWIRVDPWESQQRQWIETIAVLRHHYKELLKSHHIRKLPGENNQPIEKAAGPSFPSSLTGCSCCVPELKLLCGADFLKTFQVPDLWKEEHILEIVGKFGLVCISRAGSDSSQCISESEVLSRYQHNIHLVREWIQNEISATSIRQALCKGQSVKYLVPDSVISYIKQHNIYTEETERRNEGDLLQPLKRYSTVLSSLND from the exons ATGAAGCATCTGACACCCCTCACCCTTCTTGCCTGTGGCTCTTTTAATCCCATAACAAATATGCACTTGCGTTTGTTTGAACTAGCAAGAGATCACCTGCATCAAACAG GAAAGTACCAAGTGATTGGAGGTATAATTTCACCAGTTAACGATGATTATGGAAAGCAAGGATTAGTGGCAGCAAAGCATCGAGTAGCAATGGCTCATCTTGCACTTGAGACATCAGATTGGATCAGAGTGGATCCTTGGGAGAGTCAACAGAGACAGTGGATTGAGACCATAGCAGTTCTCAG GCACCATTACAAAGAACTGCTTAAATCACACCATATCAGGAAACTGCCTGGGGAAAACAATCAGCCCATAGAAAAAGCTGCTGGGCCATCATTCCCTTCATCACTCACAGGTTGTTCATGCT GTGTCCCAGAGTTGAAACTTCTTTGTGGAGCTGATTTTCTGAAGACATTTCAAGTGCCTGATCTTTGGAAAGAAGAACACATTTTAGAAATAGTGGGCAAGTTTGGGCTGGTGTGCATTAGTCGCGCTGGCAGTGATTCTTCTCAGTGTATATCAGAATCAGAGGTTTTGAGCCGTTACCAACACAATATCCACTTGGTGAGAGAGTGGATCCAGAATGAAATCAGTGCCACCAGTATAAGACAGGCCTTATGTAAAGGGCAGAGTGTAAAATATCTGGTTCCAGACTCAGTTATTTCCTACATTAAGCAACACAATATATATACCGAAGAAACAGAACGGAGAAATGAAGGGGATTTGCTGCAACCTCTTAAGCGATACAGTACTGTGCTCAGCTCTTTGAACGACTGA